A DNA window from Maribellus comscasis contains the following coding sequences:
- the aroC gene encoding chorismate synthase yields MNTFGKIFRLTSFGESHGRGIGGIIDGCPAGLDLDIDLIQKDLARRKPGQSKITTQRKEADQVEFLSGVFEGKTQGTPIAFAIWNKDQHSKDYNDLKDVYRPSHADYTYTKKYGTRDHRGGGRSSARETIARVVAGAIAKQILASRGISIQAFVSQVGEIQLKKSYTEIDLSKTDDNIVRCPDPETAEKMITRIEAAAKDRDTVGGVITGVAKGVPAGWGEPVFNKLHADLGFAMLGINAVKGFEYGSGFEGTKLSGSQHNDVFIKTSDGVRTKTNNSGGIQGGISNGEDVYFRVAFKPIATLLKEQKTVDKSNNEITINPKGRHDPCVLPRAVPIVEAMAAMVLADHFLLSKLNTI; encoded by the coding sequence GTGAATACATTTGGAAAAATTTTTCGGTTAACATCTTTTGGTGAGTCGCACGGAAGAGGAATTGGTGGTATAATTGACGGGTGCCCCGCGGGACTGGACCTGGATATTGATTTAATTCAGAAAGACCTTGCCCGCAGAAAACCGGGACAGTCAAAAATTACTACACAACGAAAAGAGGCTGACCAGGTTGAATTTCTTTCTGGAGTTTTTGAAGGAAAAACACAGGGAACTCCCATTGCTTTTGCCATTTGGAATAAAGACCAGCACTCAAAAGATTATAACGATTTAAAGGATGTTTATCGTCCGTCGCACGCCGATTATACTTATACAAAAAAATATGGTACGCGTGATCATCGCGGAGGAGGCCGTTCTTCTGCCCGTGAAACGATTGCCCGTGTAGTAGCTGGTGCAATTGCTAAACAAATTCTTGCAAGCCGGGGAATATCGATTCAGGCTTTTGTATCGCAGGTTGGAGAAATTCAGCTAAAAAAATCGTATACTGAAATTGATTTGTCAAAAACAGATGATAATATAGTTCGTTGTCCCGATCCTGAAACAGCAGAAAAAATGATAACAAGAATCGAGGCTGCTGCAAAAGATCGCGATACAGTTGGCGGTGTAATTACCGGTGTTGCAAAAGGTGTTCCGGCAGGGTGGGGCGAGCCTGTTTTTAACAAACTTCACGCCGACCTGGGCTTTGCTATGTTGGGAATAAATGCCGTTAAAGGTTTTGAATATGGTTCCGGCTTTGAAGGGACAAAACTCAGTGGCTCGCAGCACAACGATGTTTTTATAAAAACATCGGATGGTGTGCGAACAAAAACAAACAATTCAGGAGGAATTCAGGGAGGAATTTCAAATGGAGAAGATGTTTATTTCCGGGTTGCTTTTAAACCCATTGCAACATTGTTAAAAGAGCAAAAAACAGTTGACAAGAGCAACAATGAAATTACGATAAATCCGAAAGGAAGACATGACCCGTGTGTATTGCCACGTGCAGTACCCATTGTGGAAGCTATGGCAGCTATGGTTTTAGCAGATCATTTTTTATTGAGCAAACTTAACACTATTTAA
- a CDS encoding DUF134 domain-containing protein yields the protein MPRRKRNRRIQVPPVIKGMSVFGVRGRKSNEVHLLLEEYEAIRLLDYQNLTQEEAAVHMDISRPTLTRIYEEARNKVATAFVEGRDIIFRGGDIYFDKNWFKCNSCQASFNHYAEEGVSCPVCSSEDVISLNEYYTS from the coding sequence ATGCCTAGAAGAAAACGTAACAGAAGGATTCAGGTACCCCCTGTGATTAAGGGAATGTCAGTTTTTGGTGTTCGGGGAAGAAAATCAAACGAAGTTCATCTTCTTCTGGAAGAATATGAAGCGATTCGTTTACTCGATTACCAGAATCTTACGCAGGAAGAGGCGGCGGTTCATATGGACATTTCGAGGCCAACATTAACGCGTATTTATGAAGAGGCACGAAATAAAGTGGCTACTGCGTTTGTGGAAGGAAGAGACATAATTTTCAGAGGTGGTGATATTTATTTTGATAAAAACTGGTTTAAATGTAACTCCTGCCAGGCCAGTTTTAATCATTATGCCGAAGAGGGAGTTAGTTGCCCCGTTTGCAGTTCTGAAGATGTTATTTCACTAAATGAATATTATACTTCCTGA
- a CDS encoding FKBP-type peptidyl-prolyl cis-trans isomerase produces the protein MLEVEKQSIEVGKYSMVTLTYDLRIDDEKGEVIEQATEAQPLQFLYGAGVMLPKFESHLAGLSEGEPFTIKLKKNDAYGEVNEDAVVELPKQVFLVDGSFDSELIKEGNMVPMMSSNGQRLNGLVLEVNDDTVKMDFNHPLAGEDLHFSGKVLEVREASEEELSQVLSGGGCGCGSGGCGTEDSCSTDHSHGGCGCGC, from the coding sequence ATGTTAGAAGTTGAAAAACAATCCATAGAAGTTGGTAAATATTCGATGGTTACGTTAACGTACGATTTACGAATCGACGACGAGAAGGGAGAGGTAATTGAGCAGGCAACGGAAGCGCAACCATTACAATTTTTATATGGTGCCGGAGTTATGCTGCCAAAGTTTGAGTCGCATCTTGCTGGTTTGAGTGAGGGAGAGCCATTTACAATTAAGCTGAAAAAAAATGATGCTTACGGCGAAGTAAACGAGGATGCTGTTGTGGAGTTGCCCAAGCAGGTTTTTTTAGTGGATGGTAGCTTTGACTCAGAATTGATAAAAGAGGGAAATATGGTTCCTATGATGAGTAGCAATGGCCAGCGTTTAAACGGTCTTGTGCTCGAAGTAAATGATGATACTGTTAAAATGGATTTTAACCATCCACTTGCCGGAGAAGATTTACATTTTAGCGGAAAAGTTTTGGAAGTAAGGGAAGCGTCGGAAGAAGAGCTTTCTCAGGTACTTTCAGGAGGCGGTTGCGGATGTGGAAGCGGCGGTTGCGGAACGGAAGACTCCTGCAGCACAGACCATTCTCATGGTGGATGTGGTTGTGGCTGTTAG
- a CDS encoding T9SS type A sorting domain-containing protein: MKKIFVASSILFFNLSLLVEAQDIVPPTLNCPTLQYDCIINNQTLGNYSIIRFLEDGGTFSDNIQIDSSSFQVLDVVSNGNQCPEFITRTLEIRDTSGNATTCTQQIEINDYTPPEFSSIPNNITVDCANNIPPADENILVTDNCGEVTVSFSETVSDSSYANLFTVTRVWIATDDCGNTTQAFQYIQVIDTFPPIFVPAFKDTIIRGIDEMPYPEIEIIENCGLKTSSFVDLLDPANTGTTRVIRIYRAEDDCHNTATFQQKFYISENNFTITSCTTDTTISSCSYNSQVEVEEVFDTWLENSTPEVLAYCDVEMTATYPYKPDICGGTVEVTWHISDTLGNVDSCKASFIVANDNLISVTCPPDTMVNDFNEIPTPYNTLDDFVNSGGVYSTICNSDTIIFNLLYEHLDTTLTPDVLKRTYSILEACGNITICVQVITIEKSTPVREFKKVIFDCNIFPNPTDGVFTIELSGLKSSKVKIYITNMEGQEISEKEFYISGNFLRQSINLHGFAKGAYNLIIQNGENAISKSVILK, translated from the coding sequence ATGAAAAAAATATTTGTTGCCTCTTCAATTCTATTTTTTAATCTGTCATTATTAGTTGAAGCCCAAGATATAGTTCCTCCCACTTTAAATTGTCCAACTTTGCAATATGACTGCATCATCAATAATCAAACATTGGGAAATTATTCTATCATTAGGTTCTTGGAGGATGGAGGAACTTTTTCAGACAATATCCAAATAGATTCGTCTTCATTTCAAGTTTTGGACGTTGTTTCTAATGGAAATCAATGCCCTGAATTTATTACTCGTACACTTGAAATTAGGGATACCTCTGGCAATGCAACTACTTGCACTCAGCAAATTGAAATAAATGATTATACTCCTCCTGAATTTTCTTCAATTCCGAACAATATAACAGTAGATTGTGCAAATAACATTCCTCCTGCTGATGAGAACATATTGGTTACTGATAATTGTGGAGAGGTTACAGTATCGTTCTCCGAAACAGTTTCAGATTCTTCCTATGCAAATTTATTTACAGTTACAAGAGTTTGGATTGCAACTGATGACTGTGGAAATACAACTCAAGCCTTCCAGTATATACAAGTCATTGATACTTTTCCTCCAATTTTTGTTCCTGCTTTTAAAGACACAATAATTAGAGGGATAGATGAAATGCCTTATCCCGAAATTGAAATTATTGAGAATTGTGGCCTTAAAACGTCATCTTTTGTTGATTTGTTAGATCCGGCAAATACAGGAACTACTAGGGTTATCCGAATCTATCGTGCAGAAGATGATTGTCATAATACAGCAACTTTTCAACAAAAGTTTTATATTAGTGAAAATAATTTCACAATAACTTCCTGTACTACAGACACAACTATTTCTAGTTGCTCGTATAATTCCCAGGTCGAAGTTGAGGAAGTTTTCGATACCTGGCTGGAAAATTCGACACCTGAAGTTTTAGCATATTGCGATGTTGAAATGACAGCTACATACCCTTATAAACCAGATATTTGTGGTGGTACTGTTGAGGTGACATGGCATATATCTGACACCCTTGGAAATGTAGATAGTTGTAAAGCATCTTTTATAGTCGCCAACGATAATTTAATTTCAGTAACTTGTCCTCCGGATACAATGGTAAACGATTTTAACGAAATTCCCACACCATATAATACTTTGGATGATTTTGTCAATTCAGGAGGAGTTTATTCAACAATCTGTAATTCAGATACCATTATTTTCAATTTATTATATGAACATCTGGATACAACTTTAACGCCGGATGTACTTAAAAGAACATATTCAATTCTTGAAGCGTGTGGAAATATCACTATTTGTGTTCAGGTTATAACTATTGAGAAATCAACACCGGTTAGAGAATTCAAAAAAGTAATTTTTGATTGTAACATTTTTCCCAACCCTACTGACGGTGTTTTTACTATAGAATTAAGTGGATTAAAAAGTTCCAAAGTAAAAATATATATTACCAATATGGAAGGACAAGAGATCTCTGAAAAAGAATTTTACATATCTGGTAATTTTCTGAGACAATCCATAAATCTTCACGGCTTCGCAAAGGGAGCATACAACCTTATTATTCAAAACGGAGAGAATGCTATTTCAAAATCAGTTATATTAAAATGA
- a CDS encoding PepSY-associated TM helix domain-containing protein has protein sequence MKIRRLLRILHRDFGYFIVAMTVVYGLSGIFLNHRHDFNPDYKIFITDFQITGNLNADASVDEIKSVLESLDRKVVYKKHYLNNQRMIKIFIENGEIVINPEKGKGTMHYLQKRPVIFEMNKLHKASIGTLWKWVSDIMATVLIFVAVSGLFLLKGKRGFSRWGWWLTIAGIVVPLFFVIVYM, from the coding sequence ATGAAAATTAGAAGATTATTGCGCATTTTACATCGTGATTTTGGTTATTTTATTGTAGCAATGACAGTGGTGTATGGTTTATCAGGCATATTTTTAAATCACAGGCATGATTTTAATCCTGATTACAAAATATTTATTACCGATTTTCAAATCACCGGAAATTTGAACGCCGATGCGAGCGTTGATGAAATCAAGTCGGTTTTAGAATCACTCGACAGAAAGGTGGTCTACAAAAAGCATTATCTGAACAACCAGAGAATGATAAAGATTTTTATCGAAAATGGTGAAATTGTAATTAATCCGGAAAAAGGGAAGGGTACTATGCACTATTTGCAGAAACGTCCGGTAATATTCGAAATGAATAAATTGCATAAGGCATCTATTGGAACACTCTGGAAGTGGGTAAGTGATATTATGGCAACAGTTTTAATTTTCGTAGCTGTTTCCGGCTTATTCCTATTGAAGGGGAAAAGAGGTTTTAGTCGCTGGGGATGGTGGTTAACAATTGCTGGAATTGTTGTACCTTTGTTTTTCGTAATTGTGTACATGTAA
- a CDS encoding DUF4465 domain-containing protein: protein MKKFYFFVGLWVALFSVNAQQVATFDDVVLESDSYWNGADGSGEINSGGFMFPNDYDADWGSWSGFSVSNMKDSVTAGWGNQYSAITASGHQSENYAVVYASGGLEIIFENPLQLTGFYVTNSTYAYLSMKEGDAYSKKFGGEDGKDPDYFKLTVSATDIFGNETAVDFYLADFTSDDSANDYILKTWEWLDLSSLGVVTSLSIGLESSDVSDWGMNTPAYFCIDDFNGSSPDTPEMLAEADFENLELEAESFYNGADATGYFTSGGFTFLNDYNAEWGSWSGFAASTVTDNQTEGWSNQYSAIPGSGALETSTYAVSYASMGSEIHFEKTVVSGFYITNSTYAYLSMRNGDAYSKKFGGENGSDSDWFKVDIFGISEAGDTTGTIEYYLADFRSENSSEDYIVNDWKWLDLSSLGEITTLKFNLSSSDVGDWGMNTPAYFCIDQLNHQDLAPEIAYPLATIADATYPDNVYYISLDSVFTDPDNDDSEMTIQLETIDNQDLLIGAIVQGGTPDALKTLLSLNITENMTGSANITISATSNGKKVYHTFEMLVSVPVSSDFISENEEEIKVYPNPVESDFSIELPANAEQVFLFDISGKIIYRNTTILNQNLKISALQNSPAGIYFLKVKLNSEYKTEKVVKL from the coding sequence ATGAAAAAATTTTACTTCTTTGTAGGGCTTTGGGTTGCCCTGTTTTCTGTAAATGCCCAGCAGGTAGCAACTTTCGACGATGTGGTTTTGGAGTCCGATTCCTATTGGAATGGAGCAGATGGTTCCGGAGAAATTAACAGTGGCGGCTTTATGTTTCCCAACGATTATGATGCTGACTGGGGAAGCTGGTCGGGCTTTTCTGTTTCAAACATGAAAGATTCTGTAACAGCGGGTTGGGGAAATCAGTATAGCGCAATAACTGCTTCAGGCCATCAATCTGAGAATTATGCTGTTGTTTATGCTTCGGGAGGATTGGAAATAATTTTTGAAAATCCTCTTCAACTGACCGGTTTTTACGTGACCAATTCAACCTACGCGTATCTTTCAATGAAGGAAGGAGATGCCTATTCCAAAAAATTTGGAGGAGAGGATGGTAAAGATCCCGATTATTTTAAGTTAACGGTTTCCGCGACTGACATTTTTGGAAATGAAACAGCCGTTGATTTTTATCTTGCTGATTTTACATCTGATGATTCAGCGAACGATTATATTCTAAAAACCTGGGAATGGCTCGATTTGAGTAGCTTAGGCGTAGTTACTTCTCTCTCTATCGGGTTGGAATCAAGTGATGTTAGCGACTGGGGAATGAATACACCAGCTTATTTTTGTATCGATGATTTTAACGGAAGCTCACCAGATACGCCGGAAATGCTTGCAGAAGCTGATTTTGAAAATTTGGAACTGGAGGCAGAAAGTTTTTATAACGGTGCCGACGCGACAGGGTATTTTACAAGCGGAGGGTTTACATTTCTGAATGATTACAATGCAGAGTGGGGAAGTTGGAGTGGTTTTGCAGCTTCAACTGTAACTGATAATCAAACCGAAGGATGGAGCAACCAGTACAGCGCTATACCGGGAAGTGGCGCTCTCGAAACATCAACATATGCAGTTTCATATGCTTCTATGGGCTCTGAAATCCACTTTGAAAAAACAGTTGTTTCAGGATTCTACATTACCAATTCAACTTACGCATATTTATCGATGCGAAACGGTGATGCCTATTCTAAAAAATTTGGAGGTGAAAACGGCAGTGATTCCGACTGGTTTAAAGTTGATATTTTTGGCATCTCCGAGGCAGGTGACACAACGGGTACAATAGAGTATTATCTGGCTGATTTCAGGTCAGAAAACAGCTCTGAAGATTATATTGTAAACGATTGGAAATGGCTTGATTTATCATCGCTGGGAGAAATTACAACCTTAAAATTCAATCTTTCTTCTTCCGATGTCGGTGACTGGGGAATGAATACGCCGGCCTATTTTTGTATCGACCAGTTAAATCACCAGGATTTGGCGCCTGAAATCGCATATCCGTTGGCAACAATTGCAGATGCAACTTATCCCGATAATGTTTATTACATTTCACTTGATTCTGTTTTTACGGATCCCGATAACGACGACTCAGAAATGACCATTCAGCTCGAAACTATTGACAATCAGGATTTGCTTATTGGAGCCATCGTTCAGGGTGGAACACCAGATGCACTGAAAACCTTACTTTCATTAAATATTACTGAAAACATGACGGGTTCTGCCAACATCACAATTTCGGCCACTTCAAACGGAAAAAAAGTTTACCACACTTTTGAAATGCTTGTTTCAGTTCCGGTTTCATCTGATTTTATTTCAGAAAATGAGGAAGAGATAAAAGTATATCCTAACCCTGTTGAATCAGATTTCAGTATTGAACTTCCGGCGAATGCGGAACAGGTTTTTTTATTTGATATTTCGGGAAAAATTATTTACCGGAATACTACAATTTTGAATCAAAATTTAAAGATTTCAGCTTTACAAAATTCGCCGGCCGGAATTTATTTTTTGAAAGTAAAATTAAATTCAGAATATAAAACTGAGAAAGTTGTAAAATTGTAA